The Eriocheir sinensis breed Jianghai 21 chromosome 21, ASM2467909v1, whole genome shotgun sequence genome includes the window agagagagagagagagagagagagagagagagagagagagagagagagagagagagagagagagagagagagagagagagagagagagagagagagaatgctatcgCTGTCATTAAAATACTTTCACAAACACATTGATTAAAGTACTCGAACTAGGAAAAAATATTAAGATGCTAGTAGGTTAAAGACATAATCATATACATTCAAAGAACTATCACCTTTTTCTTGTGCCTAAACGTGTTTCATAAAATTTCCTTCATCACCCTCTTATGCACTTTCTCgtttccagtttccttttttaTCCCGGTTTCAAAGGTTGCAAAAGGAGTGACAAAAGCTGACTCACAAGGAAAGAGGCTTCGTTCACTGTTTTCTTGTGTCGGTATGTCCGGTTTCCTGGTGACAATCATTTTTATAGCAAGGCCCGTGTTCTCAAAAAGGTTTCAGCGTCCTACAACACCTATTTCAACAAGCTATCGTGGAGGCTGCTTGGGTTTTCACTGACGGTTTTATGCTCCTGGCGATAGTTTTCAAAGGCTACCACACCATGAACAGGGAGGATATGTGATAACTTCATTagccttctcttcatcctctgaAAATTGTCCTAATGAGAGTTGAACCCATTTAAACATCCGGCCTTATACTTACGTAGTGTTTAATCCCCATGTAAATCAGTGCTATACGATCCCCTCCCTTATGCTGTATCACAACTTAAAGTCCCGGtgaattattatttattttttgtgttggcGGTTTTCGTATAATTGGGTGACGAATTATTACGCGGCGCTCGGTCCTCATGTGCAACAGCGATAAACGATCAACTAAAAGCCTTGCCAAGTACATTCATCCGTTGCCAGTTTGATTTATCGAGTGACATAAATAACTACAGAGCGTTTGATCCACATGTATTGCACCGATAAACAATCAACTCCCAAATGGTGCATTGCAAAGGGAAaaagaattatattattttatttgcgtTGCCGGTATTGAGTTTATTCGGTGACATGAAGATACGGACTTTCTTTATTGTGAGTTGAGTAGTCAGAAAGCAATACAACCTTAAATTTTCGTATTCTGAAGTGGATACCATGCCTGACTATTAAAGTATTTCCTGATGTCATACCTCATATATTAAAACAGAATGCTAGTGGGATCGATCCTTACGTAAAAGTCCCATTCCTCGGGCAAGTCACATTATGCATGGAGCTGATAACAGATAGACAACAGAAGCAACAGAGTGGTAACCCAGGATTATAGAAGATAGGACAGACACAAGCTGGATGGATTTCAGTCACACCCGACGGAGGTGCGGAACATTTGGAAAGGTTTTGCCATGCCACGGACTTCTAATGATTGTAGCTGAtgttaatgatgttgatgattatgatgatgagggggaggaagagaagcaagaaagaCCACTCGGTCCTTCAGATTAGCCGTCCCATCCCACGGCCTCTGATCCCCATGTAATAGAATCACAAACGATCTAATTCTCATGCCTCGATTCGTGCACACTCGCCGGTAACTGAACCCTTTCCTCGGTGCCTGCAGCTCGCCGGTgacctttcttccattcttggCTGAACCAGATTCGGGAAAAAAGTCTCCTGGTTTATATTATTAATACAAAAAACTAGACTTCACCTTTCAACCAGACAaactttcactctcttcctccttcagtaacACGCGGCGGACGGACGGGAGCCTTTCTACTTCGAGTCTACCCTTCACAAGACTCTGCGCTCCTATTCTTAtaacatttcctctcctcttaccgaTGCACTCTCAACACATTTGTTACTCCGGCAACCCTACCCCGTGCCCACACAACAGGTGACGCCACGCAGGGGACCTTTACTCCCCTGTATGGCGTGTCTGAAGGGGCACGGGGTGGGAGGGAGAACGGGGCGGGGGCTCGCACATAAAGGAAGTTCAAGGAGGGGGGCGGGGATGGCCTCGGGGTGACATGATGCAGCACAGTTTTGCAAGTATTCACACCTTTCCCATTCAGCCATACACGTCCCGCTCTGACCATCGCTTTCGTTGTCACAGAGATtcacaggtaaaaaaataaaaaaaacctatCCAGTCTGTATATGTCCCTGCTAATTACTCCCATTATAACTTTTCCGTCTACATTCGCTCATGCTTTCTTTGAGGCGTATAAAAACAAGACAATTTCCTTCACTTTGTATTATatcaacctttctttctcttgccaCACGATTTTCTATTCgactttctattctctcttcatCTTGCTCATCCTTTCACACTTAATAATGAGACACTTTCccgcgtgtgggtgtgggtgtgggtgtaggtgtgggtgtgttttaTTAATAATTACTTTCCTGCTTTCCTCGATATCCAAGTTTTTCTTTGTGGTCTTGTcacgcctctgtgtgtgtgtgtgtgtgtgtgtgtgtgtgtgtgtgtgtgtgtgtgtgtgtgtgtgtgttatcatctattctttcccttttccttactctctttaTCTCTAAAATGATATGATCTGCATTATTTCAGTTCTCCCTGCCGCTCATATTTTctcccaaacttttttttttttttatcttctctcactttcccgtcctctctctatttttttttttgttcccctttccttccttaaaatTCTTAGACAAAATAAGACACACTCCTGTttgattttttgttcttttgtattttttttctctcttgctccAGGCCACACGATTATCTCCTGGTTTACTTTCTTTTAAATGTAACGTGATACCACCCTCTGTTGTATTGTATCAAcctttgttcctctctcttccctgccaGCCACTCATGCCCTACGAGTTCGCATACGAGGTGAAAGACGACGCCACGACCAATTACCAGAACAGAGTGGAGTTCGTTGAGGATGGCGTGTTGCGGGGGAGCTACAGCCTCCTCTCCCCTGACGGTGTGGTTCGAACTTCCGTCTATTCCGACACCGGCAATGGCTTCGAGGTGAGTTACTCGGCATTAGGGCGGCGACGAGAGCCTACGAACGCCGTTAGAATGGCAAAGAATGAAGTTTGGCATATTACTGAGTAGCGACATAGATATTGCAGAAGTCAGGACAGAGAAAATAGGTGGAAATATGAAATTTAAACCCATGCTGGAGCAGGAAAGAGCACAAAatatgaaaagtagaaaatactGGAAAGGCATTTGTCTGTAgcgactgatgatgatggtgatgataaaggcattGAGGAGAGCATACGAGCGTCTTTAAAATACCAGGAATAGATGTTGGACATAGATGCTGCCCGTAGATggagtttcatttttttcttactaaCAGTTACTATATACTATATTATGGAAGTAAATCTAAAGTAAATATTTGTCTGCGatcaaacacataaaaaaacactgCATACCAGGAAAGAAAGGGAGCTTGTAAATTACACCGGCGAGTGAAATCGTCTTTCTTGTTTGCCTTCATCAAGCCGGTCTGTACGATGACTAAGGCACATGCAGCACATTCCTGACACACACTGTACCCCCTGAACAAGTCCTGCTGAAGGCACTTACTCATGAGGCCGCTCGCACCACAACGTTTGTCGCATCAAGATTTTCTATTCAGCGTATCATTCATGACACCCGCTTTCCTCTCTGAGCCAATCCTGCTAAAAACATTTATACTGCCGGCTTCGCTGCTTCATTCGTCCTAttaccgttttctttttcatgtgtATGAGCTTTGAGACTCAGCAAAATGAGAACTTTAATGTTTCGTTTTCTTTGCCAGTTGTATAAAGTTTTGGTGCGAAAATATAACAGTCTACCCGGCAATGGGGAACAGTTGATATATAAttacgacgacaacaacaacaatactagaagtgaaaatatgataataataataataataataataataataataataataataataataataataataataataataataataataataaaataatgaggtAACAAAAATTGACCATCCTCCCGGTTGGACACAAATCCTTCAACATGGCGCCTCTTTCCGTCCTCCCACAGGTGACCCTCCACGAAGTGCCAACAGACATCGTGGTCATCGGCTCAGGCCTCCCTGGTGACCCCGCGCTCAAGGCCGGGGGCACGTACAGGTACTACGACTCTCGCGACTCAGGCTCAAGGGAGTCCTTCCGGCCATCTTTCAGCAGGAGCGGTGGATTTGAGGCTTTCTCTAAAGCATCAGAAGGGTTTGACGGGTCTTCAAGAGGGTCAGCTATCTTTAGTTCATCGAGCAACAGAGACTTTTCATCGAAAAATAAACAGTCAAGTCGCGAAGAGTCATCCAGGCGCGAAGAATCGGAAAGGCGCGAAGAATCGTCGAGACGCGATGAGTCAAGACGCGAAGAATCGTCGAGACGCGATGAGTCAAGACGCGAAGAATCCGAAGGCTCCAGATTTGAATTTTTAACGAATGACAAGAGTGCCTTGGAAGCCTTCGACAGGGAGAGCGCCAGCCAAGGCTTCTCTGGTGGGTCTAGGGACTCCGAGGCTTCGTCGAGACGCAAAGAGTCAAGACGCGAAGAATCCGAAGGCTACAAATATGAATTGTTGACGAATGACAAGAGTGCCTTGGAAGCCTTCGACAGGGAGAGCGCCAGCCAAGGCTTCTCTGGCGGGTCTAGGGACTCCGAGGCTTCGTCGAGACACGAAGAGTCTGGAGGCTTTGGAGAGTTCTCGCATGCCTTCGCGTCATCGTTCTCCCAGCAGGGAGGATCTGGAGGTGGATCAGGTGGTGGATCTGGAGGTGGATCAGGTGGTGGATCTGGTGGTGGATTAGGTGGTGGATTTGGTGGTGGATCAGGTGGTGGATCTGAGGGTGGATCAGGTGGATCAAGAGGTGGATTCGGTGGTGGATCTGAGGGTGGATCATTAGGTGGATCTGGAGGATCAAGTGGTGGATCTGGTGGTGGATCAGGGGGTGGATTTGTTGGAACTGGTAGTGGATCAGGTCACGGTGGATCTGGTGGTGGATCAGGTGGTGGATATGAGGGTGGATTAGGTGGTGGATCAGGGGGTGGATTCGGTGGTGGATCTGAGGGTGGATCATTTGGTGGTGAATTTGGTGGATCAGGTGGTGGATCTGGTGGTGGATCAGATGGTGGATCTGGAGGTGGGTCAAGTGGTGGATCTGGTGGTGGATCAGGGGGTGGATTTGTTGGAACTGGTGGTGGATCAGGTCACGGTGGATCAAGTGGTGGATCTGACGGTGGATCAGGTGGCGGATtcggtggtggttctggtggatCAGGTGGGGGATCACATGGTGGTTCAAGTGGATCAGGTGGCGGATccggtggtggttctggtggatCAGGTCGCGGATCACATGGTGGTTCTGGTGGATCAGGTGGCGGATCAGGTGGCGGATCACATGGTGGTTTAGGTGGATCAGGTGGCGGATTCGGTGGTGAATTTGGTGGATCAGGTGGCGGATccggtggtggttctggtggatCAGGTGGCGGATccggtggtggttctggtggatCAGGTGGGGGATCACATGGTGGTTCTGGTGGATCAGGTGGCGGATCACATGGTGGTTCAGGTGGATCAGGTGGCGGATTCGGAGGTGGATCTGGTGGATCAGGTGGCGGATCACATGGTGGTTCAGGTGGATCAGATGGCGGATTCGGTGGTGGATCTGGTGGATCAGGTGGCGGATTCGGAGTTGGATCTGGTGGATCAGGTGGCGGATCACATGGTGGTTCAGGTGGATCAGATGGCGGATTCGGTGGTGAATTTGGTGGATCAGGTGGCGGATTCGGTGGTGAATTTAGTGGATCAGGTGGCGGATCACATGGTGGTTCAGGTGGATCAGATGGCGGATTCGGTGGTGGATCTGGTGGATCAGGTGGCGGATTCGGAGTTGGATCTGGTGGATCAGGTGGCGGATCACATGGTGGTTCAGGTGGATCAGATGGCGGATTCGGTGGTGGATCTGGTGGATCAGGTGGGGGATCACATGGTGGTTCTGGTGGATCAGATGGCGGATTCGGTGGTGGATCTGGTGGATCAGGTGGGGGATCACATGGTGGTTCTGGTGGATCAGATGGCGGATTCGGTGGTGGATCTGGTGGATCCGGTGGCGGATCACATGGTGGTTCTGGTGGATCAGATGGCGGATTCGGTGGTGGATCTGGTGGATCAGGTGGGGGATCACATGGTGGTTCTAGTGGATCAGGTGGCGGATCACATGGTGGTTTAAGTGGATCAGATGGCGGATTCGGTGGTGGATCTGGTGGATCAGGTGGCGGATTCGGAGTTGGATCTGGTGGATCAGGTGGCGGATCACATGGTGGTTCAGGTGGATCAGATGGCGGATTCGGTGGTGGATCTGGTGGATCAGGTGGGGGATCACATGGTGGTTCTGGTGGATCAGATGGCGGATTCGGTGGTGGATCTGGTGGATCAGGTGGGGGATCACATGGTGGTTCTAGTGGATCAGGTGGTGAATTCGGTGGTGGATTTGGTGGATCAGGTGGCGGATCACATGGTGGTTCAGGTGGATCAGATGGCGGATTCGGTGGTGGATCTGGTGGATCAGGTGGGGGATCACATGGTGGTTCTAGTGGATCAGATGGCGGATTCGGTGGTGGATCTGGTGGATCAGGTGGGGGATCACATGGTGGTTCAGGTGGATCAGGTGACGGATTCGGTGGTGGATCTGGTGGCGGATCCGATGGTGGATCAGGTGGATCAGGTGGCGAGTTCGGTGGTGGATCTGGTGGATCATTTGGCGGATCACATGGAGGTTCAGGTGGATCAGGTGGGGGATCCGGTGGTGGATCTGGTGGATCAGGTGGCGGATCCGATGGTGGATCAGGTAGTGGTTCAGGTGGATCAGGTGGCGGATTCGGTGGGGGATCTGGTGGATCACATGGTGGTTCAGGTGCATCAGGTGGGGGATCCGGTGGTGGATCTAGTGGATCAGGTGGCGGATCACATGGTGGTTCAGGTGGAGGATTCGGTGGTGGATCTGGTGGATCAGGTGGCGGATCACATGGTGGTTCAGGTGGATCAGGTGGGAGATCCGGTGGTGGATCAAGTGGCGGATCCGATGGTGGATCAGGTGGCGGATTCGGTGGTGGACTTGATATTGGACTCGGTTTTGGAACTGATGGACCTGGTGGATCAGGATCTGGTATTGAACTCGGTTTGGGACTTGGTGGTGGACCTGGTATTGAGCTCGGGTTTGGAACTGATGGACCTGGTGGATTCGGTGGTGAACCTGGTGGATCAGGAGGTGGATTCGGTGGTGGACCTGGTGGATCAGGTGGCGGATCACATGGTGGTTCAGGTGGATCAGGTGGCGGATccggtggtggttctggtggatCAGGTGGTGGATTCGATGGTGGATCAGGTGGTGGTTCAGGTGTATCAGGTGGCGGATTCGGTGGTGGACTTGATATTGGACTCGGTTTTGGAGCTGGTGATGGACCTGGTGGGTCAGGAGGTGGACTTGGTGGATCAGTTGGCGGATTCGGTGGTCGACCTGGTGGATCAGATGGTGGATTCGGTGATGGATCAGGTGGGTCAGGTGGATTCGGTGGCGGATTCGGAGGTGGACCAGGAGGTGGATTCGGTGGTGGATCAGGTGGATCAGGTGGATCAGGTGGATTCGGTGGCGGATTCGGTGGTGGACCAGGAGGTGGATTCGGTGGTGGATCAGGTGGATCAGGTGGATTCGGTGGCGGATTCGGTGGTGGACCAGGAGGTGGATTCGGTGGTGGATCAGGTGGATCAGGTGGTGGATctggtggtggagcaggtggaTCTGGTGGCGGGGTCAGTGGTGGAGgggccggcggcggcggcgtcaacCTACAGGACAAGGCCGTGTTCATCATTCACCCTGACTTCTTCAAGACCGGCGCGGGCGCCGGCCTGACGGGCCTGCCGGAAGTGACGGAGCCCATTATTATCGTGAGTGACAATAAATTTGCCCAGGGTGGGGGTGGGGCTGGCGTAGGTTTCAGTAATGCTCTGGGCGGAGGAGGGTTTGCGGGAGCCTTTAGCAGCGTGAACAGGCTGggagaggctgctgctgctgacacCACAGCGGCTCACTCAAGCGGTGCTGCATCAACTGCTACCGCCGAAGAAGTAAGTACATCCTCTGGTAAAAGTGGATCGACCTCGACCAGTGCCATTGAAAGCGCTTCATCCTTAGGCAGTGCCTCAATAAGCGCTTCTTCTCCAAGCAGTGAAGGCTTCGTTGCATCCACCTTCAGCTCCAACGGATTGACTGTTGGAAGTGCGACAGGTGATTCTACCTCTGCCTCGAGTGGATCATTTGGAAGAAGTACCATCGAAAATGTCTCATCCTCAGCTAGTGCCGCTGAAGGAGCATCTTCAAGTGGTGCTACAAAGAGTGCTTCATTCTCCAGTGCAAGTGAATCATCGGGCAGCGCCACTGATGGTGCTTCTTTTTTAACTAGTGCTTCCGAAGGTGGTTCATCCTCCCACGGATCAGTTTCCTCAGGGAGTGGAACTGAAGGCGCCTTTTTATTTGATGCAAGTGGATCTTCCCTAGGCAGTGCGGCTGAAGTTGATACTTCTTTAGGCAGTGCCGCTGAAGTAGCCTCCTCAAGCAGTGCCACTGAAGTGGCCTCCTCAGGCAGTGCCGCTGAAGTGACCTTCTCAGGTAGTGCCGCTGAAGTGGCCTCCTCAAGCGGTGCCGCTGAAGTGACCTCCTCAAATAGTGCCGCTGAAGTGACCTCAAGCAATGCCGCTGCAGCGGCTTCCTCAGGCAGTGCCGCTGAAGGTGTTTCTTCTTCGAGCAGTGGAGGGTTCGATGCATCTACATTCAACTCTAGAAAACTATCTGTAGAAAGCAGCACAAAagattcttcatcttcttccagcAGAAAAGGTGGAGTTCTAACAATTACTTCCTCTAGCTTGGATGGATCATCTGGTATCAACAAAGCGGTAACTGATGAGTCGTCTGGCAGGGGACAATCAGTTCTCGATAGTGGAGCATCAGGAGGaacaaaaaatattgaaaaggcAGCCAATGCAAAACCAGCTTCTTCGGGTCAAATTGGGCTGAATGGATTTAGCACGTCCTTCAGTGAAGGCGGATCACAACAGTTTATAATATCCTCTAGTGGAGACGCATCCAGGTTTGACTCCCACAGATTTTCCAGCAGTGGATCCGGTGGCTCTTCAAGCAGTGGGGCGTCAAGCAGTGCCATTTTGCACAGCCAAAGCGGTGGTGACTTAAAACTGCAGGCACCGGACCAGTTACTGAAGATTCTCAATCCAGGCCAAACAGCTCGCGGGCTTCAGGGTATCCGCGGCAGTTCGGGCCAGGGCGGGGCTGTCTTCTTTACGCAGGAAACTGACCTGGCCTCTTCCCAGGGCGGCAAAACCTCCATCACACAACTGCCAGTCACTCGCGTCACCACCGTGACACACCTCCCTGACGATTCTAAGCAAGGCTCTTCCATCTTGAAAATAGCTGGCAGTTCCACGGGCTTCAAGAATAACCAGAACGTGTTCACAAGCCCACCGTCAGGTGCTGCACGATTCTTTGCATCAGCATCAAACACAAAAACTTTTCAGGCGAGTGGCAAGAAGTCAGCAGGAAACAAAATTGTTAGCATATCCGGCTCAGGAACACTCACGACTCTTCCTACTGGTGACACTGTCCTCGCCTTGGGCAGCAAACAACCCATTGCAATTTCCACTTCCCAGGGCGTCATCAGGAACAGCCGGAGGACCGCGCCCTTTTCCACCACCAACTCGAGGCAGCAACGACCGAGGCGAATCCGAGGGCGGCTTCTGAGGTCACTCTAATTGGCCAAAGAGGTGAAGACACACCTGCATTGAGGTTCACCGTCTCAGCGCCCACTGTTCCTTCAATATGTTAACGTTAGCTTGTACGATAGGCAGAATCGATGTTAATGGCCGCAGTGATCAGATTTTGCTGCTGAAAAGGGTTCATAGAAACTCTGCTTTTATGTtttacacaaacacactctcAGTCATTAACTACATTAATGAAACGAAGAGTTTGTCATTTACCTATTACACAAACACTTCACATATCACTGCACTGTTACTGTCCATACATCATGCCTCTTCCCTTTAATGGCTTGTTTTCATTCGCGAACGAAACGCTGTTACTGTTAGCCAATGCTTAGGTTAGGAACCATGCACACTTGTAGTCATGAGGTGCTgagctctgtgtgtgtatgtgtgtgtgtgtgtgtgtgtgtgtgctaagttATGTGTGTGGATCACTTGATATTGTTGTAACGGTAAGTTATCACGGAGAAGCGTGCTAGGTTTTGTGTGTGGATCACGTCAAGCTGTTTAAACAGAAATGTATCACGAGGTCCATTAGTCGTTaagttatgtttgtgtgtttataacgttgaaattaataaaaaaaatattttttataagCTGAAAAAATGTTTTATTCTAACATCTGGTTACAGGGTTCAATAAACAAACAGGTGCTCTGAGTTCTTGAAATCTATAAAAACAAAGATAAGATTAATCCACAAAGAGGTAATTAACAAAAAGACAAGAATACAAACACTGATGTTCCTGGGGTAACACTTTTAAACTCTCAAAAAGGAAGAGGCTGAGGGAGGATGGAGTGTGCTCCTTACCGGAACAAGCTGGCATGGAGAGCACGGGCGTGGGGGAACCTTCTCTACACGTCACCAACACTCCTGCAACAGATATATAAATTgctataaatggaaggaaaaacgcTTCAATGTTTAAATATGCGTTacatagaaagggaaagggtacGAGGACACTTGATCGAGAtttatgaatggatgaagggctttcatAAGGGTGATGTATAAGGATTTTAGTAGTAGAAGAGCAGAGTACAACACGTAGgctagtaatggatttaaattggataaactcagattcaacaaagacatagcaagaaccagggttgttgattttttttaatttcaagcaagatggcggcactataaaacagttgcctgcgcttccaattggctgggaccaaccaaaagagtaaagatggggccatacgctacagctgagcgtggccgcagtgctcatctccttGGCACGGGCCCCTGACCATTGATGGGAAGAAACCATCACCCCAggacagggtcagcgtgacatccgggttacgacGGTTTATCTTCCCAAAGTTTACCATtgtaagggccgccggcaaccctcacataactttgtgtgtgtgtgtgtgtgtgtgtgtggctctcgcaatctctaagcctttacaaCCATATAtacctatttatcgaccagcccgaaagggaggatgagcagctgggtgagtgggacgctgactgcccaggtcgggattcaaacccagggcGCGGGTTTGTAGCAAGGCATactaaccactagaccatggaggtataaaaaaaacaataaaaaaaatctaatgtcaacaagatgagaaaacagttGCAATAAGCAAATGAACTtaagttgctaacccatggttgccctgcacacattctaaatATTTTGGCTCATGGTTTGGAAATTGGCAACATaaaagaacatgtggttcatgttgtaaTATACTTCTGAagccatcactctgcctcagcaagatgcCGTCAGAAAGGCGGTCAGTGTCTTGTTCTGCTCCAGGACACTGGATGGACCAGGTGTGGCTGACGGAAGATATGTATAATGAACTAACAGCTCAGGTAAAAATtttgtgaagttgacagggaaaataTGGATATCGAGGTTagagagtgttttctttgtttatttctccattctATGTTGTTGCTCAGCAAtgagatcaagatttaaatcaatgacaaaaaaaaatcaaataatataaatcttgatttaaatcaatgatttaaaaaaataatttgatttaagttttgatttaaatcaacttgatttaaatcaaacaaccctggcAAGAACTGCTTTACTAATATTGTGGTGGATGAGTGCAGCAATcactcatgtggtgagtgccaatatgataTATAGCTCCAAGGAAAGcttacataaattcatggatactGAGGATAAATGGGGTTAGGATGACAAAAACCTGCCTTGTATGGGCATTCCGGACTCTTGcagattatatgtgtgtgtgtgtgtgtgtgtgtgtgtgtgtgtgtgtgtgtgtgtgtgtgtgtgtgtgtgtgtgtgtgtgtgtgtgtatctatgtgataaagaaagagaaagagaaagataaggagaattcaaatattcgtgtatttaatcATTcacctatttatttactttacatccggttaaaaatatacatattttaGTACGTTCCCGAACATTGGTGTGTCGCAGCTGCATTACCTGATATGCTTTTTAAGAAACGATGGCTCGGCAGATCTCTAAAGCTGCTGAGATAATCCACATAATTAACTCATCCCACCACACACCTGCACCTTCCCAAGCCCTGCCTCCAGCGTCACCTGCTCTGCGCCACGCCTCCTGCTGTGCTCCACCGTCCCCTTCCTCAGGTGCCCGTTTCCAACCTTGCTGCATCAACCTTCACACCAGGAGCCTTCCTCGTACCTTTAGCTGTCCCTTGACTTCCATAATCTCTCTCTGCATTTCAATAGTTGATATAATTTTCCCGTAAGGCTCTCATTTCTTATCTCTGCGTCTATCATTTTTTTCGCTGCGAATATTGACTATCAAATGTTCAGGATTCCAAAATGGTTGTCTGTTAACTTGTAAAAAACAAAATTGCTTATTCCCAGTTGCCTATTCGGTGAAGTTCCCTCGAAGC containing:
- the LOC127001562 gene encoding uncharacterized PE-PGRS family protein PE_PGRS54-like isoform X34; its protein translation is MWKVVVVAAALSVAAVAGEGGQEAQLSGPGLSLGELLRGSRESSGEYRVRHFGRGGGDDDDSEEFPPLMPYEFAYEVKDDATTNYQNRVEFVEDGVLRGSYSLLSPDGVVRTSVYSDTGNGFEVTLHEVPTDIVVIGSGLPGDPALKAGGTYRYYDSRDSGSRESFRPSFSRSGGFEAFSKASEGFDGSSRGSAIFSSSSNRDFSSKNKQSSREESSRREESERREESSRRDESRREESSRRDESRREESEGSRFEFLTNDKSALEAFDRESASQGFSGGSRDSEASSRRKESRREESEGYKYELLTNDKSALEAFDRESASQGFSGGSRDSEASSRHEESGGFGEFSHAFASSFSQQGGSGGGSGGGSGGGSGGGSGGGLGGGFGGGSGGGSEGGSGGSRGGFGGGSEGGSLGGSGGSSGGSGGGSGGGFVGTGSGSGHGGSGGGSGGGYEGGLGGGSGGGFGGGSEGGSFGGEFGGSGGGSGGGSDGGSGGGSSGGSGGGSGGGFVGTGGGSGHGGSSGGSDGGSGGGFGGGSGGSGGGSHGGSSGSGGGSGGGSGGSGRGSHGGSGGSGGGSGGGSHGGLGGSGGGFGGEFGGSGGGSGGGSGGSGGGSGGGSGGSGGGSHGGSGGSGGGSHGGSGGSGGGFGGGSGGSGGGSHGGSGGSDGGFGGGSGGSGGGSHGGSGGSDGGFGGGSGGSGGGSHGGSGGSDGGFGGGSGGSGGGSHGGSSGSGGGSHGGLSGSDGGFGGGSGGSGGGFGVGSGGSGGGSHGGSGGSDGGFGGGSGGSGGGSHGGSGGSDGGFGGGSGGSGGGSHGGSSGSGGEFGGGFGGSGGGSHGGSGGSDGGFGGGSGGSGGGSHGGSSGSDGGFGGGSGGSGGGSHGGSGGSGDGFGGGSGGGSDGGSGGSGGEFGGGSGGSFGGSHGGSGGSGGGSGGGSGGSGGGSDGGSGSGSGGSGGGFGGGSGGSHGGSGASGGGSGGGSSGSGGGSHGGSGGGFGGGSGGSGGGSHGGSGGSGGRSGGGSSGGSDGGSGGGFGGGLDIGLGFGTDGPGGSGSGIELGLGLGGGPGIELGFGTDGPGGFGGEPGGSGGGFGGGPGGSGGGSHGGSGGSGGGSGGGSGGSGGGFDGGSGGGSGVSGGGFGGGLDIGLGFGAGDGPGGSGGGLGGSVGGFGGRPGGSDGGFGDGSGGSGGFGGGFGGGPGGGFGGGSGGSGGSGGFGGGFGGGPGGGFGGGSGGSGGFGGGFGGGPGGGFGGGSGGSGGGSGGGAGGSGGGVSGGGAGGGGVNLQDKAVFIIHPDFFKTGAGAGLTGLPEVTEPIIIVSDNKFAQGGGGAGVGFSNALGGGGFAGAFSSVNRLGEAAAADTTAAHSSGAASTATAEEVSTSSGKSGSTSTSAIESASSLGSASISASSPSSEGFVASTFSSNGLTVGSATGDSTSASSGSFGRSTIENVSSSASAAEGASSSGATKSASFSSASESSGSATDGASFLTSASEGGSSSHGSVSSGSGTEGAFLFDASGSSLGSAAEVDTSLGSAAEVASSSSATEVASSGSAAEVTFSGSAAEVASSSGAAEVTSSNSAAEVTSSNAAAAASSGSAAEGVSSSSSGGFDASTFNSRKLSVESSTKDSSSSSSRKGGVLTITSSSLDGSSGINKAVTDESSGRGQSVLDSGASGGTKNIEKAANAKPASSGQIGLNGFSTSFSEGGSQQFIISSSGDASRFDSHRFSSSGSGGSSSSGASSSAILHSQSGGDLKLQAPDQLLKILNPGQTARGLQGIRGSSGQGGAVFFTQETDLASSQGGKTSITQLPVTRVTTVTHLPDDSKQGSSILKIAGSSTGFKNNQNVFTSPPSGAARFFASASNTKTFQASGKKSAGNKIVSISGSGTLTTLPTGDTVLALGSKQPIAISTSQGVIRNSRRTAPFSTTNSRQQRPRRIRGRLLRSL